The DNA sequence CGGAGCTCCACGATCGGTGGCAACGTTGCCACCAACGCCGGTGGCCTGCGCTGCGCCAAGTATGGGGTCACCCGGGACTCGATCCTGGCCCTGGATGTCGTTCTTGCGGACGGCTCCCTCATCCACACCGGCCACCAGACCTTCAAAGGCGTGGCGGGCTATGACCTCACGGGCCTCTTCGTGGGGTCCGAGGGCACGCTGGGCATCGTCGTCGGAATTACCGTGCGGCTGAAGTACCTGCCCCGGGAAGTACACACCATTGCCGCGTTCTACCCGGACTTCAGGCTTGCCGCCGCAGGCGTCCTGGCGGTGGGAAGGGCCCGCGTCCAGCCCGCCATCATGGAACTGCTCGACGGCGGCACACTGGCCCAGCTCGACGACATCCATGGCTCCGACCTCACCGCACGCGGCACATCACTGCTGCTGATCCAGACAGACGGGTTTGGGGCTGCCGCGGAAGCCGATGTGGTGCGGCAGGTCCTGCGCGAAGGCGGGGCCGCCGTCAGCACCGAGGCCAGCGCCGAAGCCGAGCGGCTGGTGGAGCTGCGACGGCACAGCAGGGGCACCGAGGTGGACGACGAGTACCGCGTGGGCGAAGACGTCGCTGTTCCCCGCTCCCGCCTGGTGGACTACGTCGCGGCACTCGAGGCCATGGCCGCCGCCCAGCAGGTGCACCTCAAGGTGGTGGCACACGCCGGCGACGGGAACCTGCACCCCACATTCTGGATCGACCGGCAGGGCCCCGACGTTGAAGCCGGCGCCATGGAGCGGCTCCAGGTGGCCCTGGACGAGTCCATTACCGCCGCTCTGGCAATGGGTGGAACCATCACGGGGGAGCACGGCGTGGGCCAGTACAAGCTGCGCTGGCTTGGCCAGGAGCAACCGGAGCCGGTCCGGGAACTCCAGCGCAGGATCAAGGAGCTGTTCGATCCTGCCGGAATCCTCAACCCCGGAAAGGCGATCTAGGCCTCAGTCGTCCGAATCCGGGTATTCGTCCTCTGACTCATCGGCACCGTAGCGGGATTCCTCGTTTTCCACCTCGAGGATCTTCAGCAGTTCGGTGTCCGGGTTCAGCATGATCGCGGCCTCGTCCCGGCGGTGCCGGAGGATCGAGTCGATGTAGGACTGCACTGCCTCTGCCAGCGGAATATGGCGCTCCTGCTTCTCCGACATGTACCACCGGTGCTCCAGGACCTCGTGCACCACCTCGGCATGCTCGAGCTTGCCGGAGAGGTCCCGGGGGATGGAGCGCACGATCGGCTCGAAGATCTGGCTCACCCACAGGTGGGCGCTGTATTCCTCATCCATCTCCGGGTTGTTGTCCGCCCGGAACGAGTCCATGTCGTTGAGGAGGCGGCGGGCCTGGTTCTCCTGCGCATCCAGGCCGGTGAGCCGCAGCAGCCGCCGCTGGTGGTGCCCT is a window from the Arthrobacter sp. NicSoilC5 genome containing:
- a CDS encoding FAD-linked oxidase C-terminal domain-containing protein, encoding MGSIVDELEAFLAPGQVDTGEVPLRRYAVDQAPVIDFQLPLAVVFPESVADVQAVVKACLGSGVAIVPRGAGTGVSGGAHATTNCIILSLERMDRILALNPDDETAMVEPGVVNAVLNEAAAEHGLMYAPDPASFRSSTIGGNVATNAGGLRCAKYGVTRDSILALDVVLADGSLIHTGHQTFKGVAGYDLTGLFVGSEGTLGIVVGITVRLKYLPREVHTIAAFYPDFRLAAAGVLAVGRARVQPAIMELLDGGTLAQLDDIHGSDLTARGTSLLLIQTDGFGAAAEADVVRQVLREGGAAVSTEASAEAERLVELRRHSRGTEVDDEYRVGEDVAVPRSRLVDYVAALEAMAAAQQVHLKVVAHAGDGNLHPTFWIDRQGPDVEAGAMERLQVALDESITAALAMGGTITGEHGVGQYKLRWLGQEQPEPVRELQRRIKELFDPAGILNPGKAI